The Calditrichota bacterium genomic sequence CTGATTTTCATGTTGATGATTTGGCAGATAAGATGTCTTTAAGCCGGGTTCATCTACACCGTAAATTGAAAGCCCTTGTAGATAAATCCACCACAGAGTTTATACGCTCCTACCGCCTGCAACATGCTGCAAAACTACTTTCCGAAAAAAACTACAATGTGGGTGAAATTGCTTTTCGGGTTGGGTTTAACAACCTCAGCTATTTTAGTGACAGTTTTAAAAAGCAGTATGGTGTTTTACCATCTGATTATGTGAAATAGGCCTAATATGTAACATATCTGTTAAAGAATGAAACATATGTGTTAGACATTGCAAAAAATCATTCTGATATTCTTTTTGATCGCTCTTGTTTTTTAGACCCTGTTTGTCAAACCCGCTTTGGAGGAGAAAATGAAGAAAGTATTGTTTTTACTAATAGGTTTTTTTTTACAAAACTCAATTGCACAGATCGATACTGTTTGGACAAAAACACATTCTTTTAAATCTGGAACAAATGGCTACAGTGTAAAAGCTACAAAAGATGGTGGCTTTCTTGTTATTGGCGACATAGAAATTAGTAATGACTCAAATAAAATACTTTTGCTTAAAACAAACGAAAGAGGCGATTCATTGTGGTCAAAAGTTTATGGAAATGAAAACTCACAGTTTTGGCATTTTCCAGAGTTAAAATTTGATTTAATTGAAAACCAAGATAGATCAATAGTTTTTACAGGAGCGCAATATAGTGAACAAAATATAAAACCTTATTTAGTTAAGTTAGATTCTTTGGGGAATTTAATTTGGGATAAAACTTACACAATGAAAGGTTATGCTAATTCGATTACAAAAATAACAGATACAGACTATTTGTTTAGCGGTTCATACTTTAATTATGATGAAAGCGAAGTTGGTTTCATTTGTAGGATAAATGAAAACGGTGATACACTTTGGACAAGAAAATTTGATTTCTCAATATCTGACATTCTGGTTTCAGTAAATGATAGTATTTTAGCTGTTGGATTAACCAAAATTCTAAAACTAAACAAATCTGGTAAGATTATTTGGATCCAAGATTATTCTGAATTAATGGAGAGTAGTAATGAAAGACGCGGTTTTAATTCAATTGTAGAGACTTCTAACTACGAATTTATAACTACAGGAATTGATTTTCAATTTGGTGTTCATTCTGGTTTTATTTTTAAAATTACTGGTAAAGGCGATTCTTTAAATTTTCAGAATGGATTTGCAGGAGGACATGATATAGTCTGGTCAGATGATAATTCAATTTTTATTGGTAATCATTTTGGCTTAGAGTCTGGTCCAAATGGAGAAATTTATTCTGTACAAAATGATACTACTTTCTCGTTTTTTCTTGGGACTTTTGTTTTGCTAAGATCAATAAATAAAATAACTGAAACCGAATTTGTTATTACAGGTTCTCACGAAGCTGAGAAGAATAGTTTATTCATAAGCAAAGTTATTCATAACCCAGTAACAAAAACGAACTTAATAAAACCAAATTTAGTAAAGTCATTTAATTTATTCCAAAACTACCCCAACCCATTTAACCCAACTACAACCATTAGCTATCAGCTAAAAACCAAAAGCAATGTCCAGCTCACCATTTACGACATATCCGGTCGGGAAGTAAAAACGTTAGTTAACAAACGCCAAACCGCCGGACAGCATTCTGTAGATTTTGATGCCTCAGGTTTATCATCAGGGATTTATTTTTACAGATTATCCACTTCTTCTGGTTTTGTACAAAACCGCAAGATGGTTGTGTTGAAATAATTTTGTTGACAAATCAGTATTGGAGGACAAATGAAAATTTTTTCTAACTATTTATACATTCTATTAACAATTTATGCAACATCGGTTTTCGCACAAAATAGTATAAATGATTTGGCGGAAGAAGCTGATTATATTTGGGCAGCCTCTGATAGCGGGCTCCTTAAAATAAACAAAACAACTAATTCTGTTTTTACTTTTAACCCAACAAATTCCGGTTTACCAAGCAAGTATGTCAGCATTATAAAGGTAGACAAGGCTGGTAATAAGTGGATGGTAATTCGGGATGAGTATGAAGGCGATTGGCTTGGTTTGACAAAATTTGATGGTGATGAATGGACTAATTTTAATATTCATAATTCTGCCTTACCCACAAATCGGATATCAGATATTGAAATAGATGATTCTTTAAATGTTTGGATAAGTTTTAATTACAGTGAAAGTGCAGACATAGGTAAATTTGATGGCTTAGATTGGACATTTTATAAAAGTGAATCTGCAATAGTAATTTCTTCTCTTGCAATAGATGATTCATTGCATATTTGGGCTTCTATTAAATCTGGAGGAATAGCAAAATTTGATGGTATGACCTGGACCATATATAATACAGGCAATTCAAACATCCCATTCAACAGTATTAGTTTAATTGAAATAGATACATTAGGAAATAAATGGTTAATTGCAAGTTCATTTTATGGTTGGGCACATCCTGGATGGTGGGAGTTTAAAGGAATAATTAAGTTTAATGACTCATCATGGACGCTTTATGATACTACTGGTATTAGAAGCCGTACAGTAGATTCTAATGTTCAAGCACTTTCTTTTGATAAATTTGGCAACAAATGGTTTTCAACCTCAATAGATGGGTTGACTAAATTTGATGGGACTAAGTGGATAAAGATAGATACTTCTAATTCAGCTATTCCTTCAAACTTAACTAAACCGACAATAATAGATAGTGATAACAATTTATGGGTTGGGTTTCATTTCAATAATAATATCGGTTATAACGGTGTTAGTTTAGCTAAATATGATGGTGAGAGTTGGGAAAGCATTTCAACTATCACTTCACTTAAGGAAAATCAGAAGAAACAGGGTGTTAGAAATTTAGAGCTTAATCAAAATTACCCCAACCCATTTAACCCAACTACAACTATCAGTTACCAGCTAAAAACTAAAAGCAATGTCCATATCGCCATCTACGATATTTCCGGAAAGGAAATAAAAACGTTAGTTAACCAACGCCAAAA encodes the following:
- a CDS encoding T9SS type A sorting domain-containing protein codes for the protein MKKVLFLLIGFFLQNSIAQIDTVWTKTHSFKSGTNGYSVKATKDGGFLVIGDIEISNDSNKILLLKTNERGDSLWSKVYGNENSQFWHFPELKFDLIENQDRSIVFTGAQYSEQNIKPYLVKLDSLGNLIWDKTYTMKGYANSITKITDTDYLFSGSYFNYDESEVGFICRINENGDTLWTRKFDFSISDILVSVNDSILAVGLTKILKLNKSGKIIWIQDYSELMESSNERRGFNSIVETSNYEFITTGIDFQFGVHSGFIFKITGKGDSLNFQNGFAGGHDIVWSDDNSIFIGNHFGLESGPNGEIYSVQNDTTFSFFLGTFVLLRSINKITETEFVITGSHEAEKNSLFISKVIHNPVTKTNLIKPNLVKSFNLFQNYPNPFNPTTTISYQLKTKSNVQLTIYDISGREVKTLVNKRQTAGQHSVDFDASGLSSGIYFYRLSTSSGFVQNRKMVVLK
- a CDS encoding T9SS type A sorting domain-containing protein, with translation MKIFSNYLYILLTIYATSVFAQNSINDLAEEADYIWAASDSGLLKINKTTNSVFTFNPTNSGLPSKYVSIIKVDKAGNKWMVIRDEYEGDWLGLTKFDGDEWTNFNIHNSALPTNRISDIEIDDSLNVWISFNYSESADIGKFDGLDWTFYKSESAIVISSLAIDDSLHIWASIKSGGIAKFDGMTWTIYNTGNSNIPFNSISLIEIDTLGNKWLIASSFYGWAHPGWWEFKGIIKFNDSSWTLYDTTGIRSRTVDSNVQALSFDKFGNKWFSTSIDGLTKFDGTKWIKIDTSNSAIPSNLTKPTIIDSDNNLWVGFHFNNNIGYNGVSLAKYDGESWESISTITSLKENQKKQGVRNLELNQNYPNPFNPTTTISYQLKTKSNVHIAIYDISGKEIKTLVNQRQKAGQHSVDFDASGLSSGIYIYKLSTSSGFVQSRKMVILK